In Streptomyces sp. NBC_00448, the following are encoded in one genomic region:
- a CDS encoding glycine C-acetyltransferase translates to MLDSVRADLRATLDEIRTAGLHKPERVIGTPQSATVEVTAGGRPGEVLNFCANNYLGLADHPDVVAAAKDALDRWGYGMASVRFICGTQEVHKELESRLSAFLGMEDTILYSSCFDANGGVFETLLDERDAVISDALNHASIIDGIRLSKARRLRYANRDMAELEQRLKEAGDARRKLIVTDGVFSMDGFVAPLDEICDLADRYGAMVMVDDSHAVGFVGPGGRGTHELHGVMDRVDILTGTLGKALGGASGGYVAARAEIVALLRQRSRPYLFSNSLAPVIAAASLKVLDLLEDDSEAGPGPLLRARLQENTALFRERMTQEGFELAPGGHPIVPVMIGDAEQAGRLADLLLEHAVYAIGFSYPVVPHGKARIRVQLSASHSAEDVERAVAAFVAARESLAG, encoded by the coding sequence ATGCTCGACTCCGTCCGCGCGGATCTGCGCGCCACCCTCGACGAGATCCGCACCGCCGGTCTGCACAAGCCCGAGCGCGTCATCGGCACACCGCAGAGCGCCACCGTCGAAGTCACCGCGGGCGGCCGCCCCGGCGAGGTGCTGAACTTCTGCGCCAACAACTACCTGGGCCTGGCCGACCACCCCGACGTGGTGGCCGCGGCGAAGGACGCGCTGGACCGCTGGGGATACGGCATGGCCTCCGTGCGGTTCATCTGCGGCACCCAGGAGGTGCACAAGGAGCTGGAGTCCCGGCTGTCGGCGTTCCTCGGCATGGAGGACACGATCCTGTACAGCTCGTGCTTCGACGCCAACGGCGGCGTCTTCGAGACGCTGCTGGACGAGCGGGACGCGGTGATCTCCGACGCGCTCAACCACGCCAGCATCATCGACGGCATCCGGCTGTCCAAGGCCCGCCGGCTGCGCTACGCCAACCGGGACATGGCCGAACTGGAGCAGCGCCTCAAGGAGGCGGGTGACGCGCGCCGCAAGCTGATCGTCACCGACGGCGTGTTCTCCATGGACGGCTTCGTCGCCCCGCTGGACGAGATCTGCGACCTGGCCGACCGCTACGGGGCCATGGTCATGGTGGACGACTCGCACGCGGTGGGCTTCGTCGGCCCCGGCGGGCGCGGCACCCACGAACTGCACGGCGTGATGGACCGGGTCGACATCCTCACCGGCACCCTCGGCAAGGCGCTCGGCGGCGCCTCCGGCGGCTACGTCGCCGCCCGCGCCGAGATCGTGGCGCTGCTGCGCCAGCGCTCCCGGCCGTACCTGTTCTCCAACTCCCTCGCCCCGGTGATCGCGGCCGCCTCCCTGAAGGTGCTCGACCTGCTGGAGGACGACTCCGAGGCGGGCCCGGGACCGCTGCTGCGGGCCCGGCTCCAGGAGAACACCGCGCTGTTCCGGGAGCGGATGACCCAGGAGGGCTTCGAGCTCGCGCCGGGCGGCCACCCGATCGTCCCGGTCATGATCGGCGACGCCGAACAGGCCGGGCGGCTGGCCGACCTGCTGCTGGAGCACGCCGTCTACGCGATCGGCTTCTCCTACCCGGTGGTGCCGCACGGCAAGGCCCGGATCAGGGTGCAGCTGTCCGCCAGCCACTCCGCCGAGGACGTCGAGCGGGCCGTCGCAGCATTCGTGGCCGCCCGGGAGTCCCTGGCAGGATGA
- a CDS encoding ABC transporter ATP-binding protein, protein MSNPLLEVKNLGIEFRSGERRLPAVQDLSFSIARGSTLAVLGESGCGKSITAKAIMGILPTPPARITGGQILLDGTDLLGLSPKAFRKVQGAEIAMVFQDALSALNPVVPVVRQIAELYRIHRGASRREAETAAIDMMKAVKIPDAANRARDYPFQFSGGMRQRIMIAMALALEPKLLIADEPTTALDVTVQAQILDLLAELQQERDMSLMLITHDLGVAAHIAEEALVMYAGGAVEQAPIAELLDRPAHPYTIGLLGSIPGPEHRGADLPTIPGLPPQLANRPSGCGFHPRCRFATDLCRTKAPHELQVSADRTAACHHWKEAMDEYQAAGA, encoded by the coding sequence ATGAGCAACCCACTGCTCGAGGTCAAGAACCTGGGCATCGAATTCCGCTCCGGCGAGCGCCGGTTGCCGGCCGTCCAGGACCTCAGCTTCAGCATCGCCCGGGGCTCGACCCTGGCCGTGCTGGGCGAGTCCGGATGCGGCAAGAGCATCACCGCCAAGGCGATCATGGGCATCCTGCCGACACCGCCCGCGCGGATCACCGGCGGCCAGATCCTGCTGGACGGAACCGACCTGCTGGGCCTGTCGCCCAAGGCGTTCCGCAAGGTGCAGGGGGCCGAGATCGCCATGGTCTTCCAGGACGCGCTGTCGGCGCTGAACCCGGTGGTGCCGGTGGTCCGGCAGATCGCCGAGCTGTACCGCATCCACCGCGGCGCCAGTCGGCGTGAGGCGGAGACCGCCGCCATCGACATGATGAAGGCGGTCAAGATCCCGGACGCCGCGAACCGGGCCAGGGACTACCCGTTCCAGTTCTCCGGCGGGATGCGGCAGCGGATCATGATCGCCATGGCGCTGGCCCTGGAGCCCAAGCTCCTCATCGCCGACGAGCCGACCACCGCGCTCGACGTCACCGTCCAGGCGCAGATCCTCGACCTGCTCGCGGAGCTCCAGCAGGAGCGCGACATGAGCCTCATGCTCATCACGCACGACCTCGGTGTCGCCGCCCACATCGCCGAGGAGGCCCTGGTGATGTACGCCGGCGGCGCGGTCGAGCAGGCACCGATCGCGGAGCTCCTGGACCGGCCGGCCCACCCCTACACCATCGGCCTGCTCGGCTCGATCCCCGGACCGGAGCACCGGGGCGCGGACCTGCCGACCATCCCGGGACTGCCGCCCCAACTGGCGAACCGGCCGAGCGGTTGCGGATTCCACCCCCGCTGCCGGTTCGCCACCGACCTGTGCCGGACCAAGGCTCCGCACGAGCTCCAGGTGTCCGCCGACCGCACGGCAGCGTGCCATCACTGGAAGGAGGCCATGGATGAATACCAGGCTGCTGGCGCTTGA
- the tdh gene encoding L-threonine 3-dehydrogenase: MKALVKAKAEPGLWLTDVPEPALGPGEVLIKVLRTGICGTDLHIRAYDGWAQQAIRTPLVLGHEFVGDVVEVAPGVTGIAAGDRVSGEGHLVCGTCRNCLAGRRHLCRSTVGLGIGRDGAFAEYVTLPAANVWVHRVPVDPDVAAIFDPFGNAVHTALSFPLVGEDVLITGAGPIGIMAAAVARHAGARNVVITDVSPFRLELAERVGVSLAVDVRTSTIEEGQRALGLREGFDVGLEMSGRPEALRSMVANMTHGGKIALLGLPAEEFAVDFARIVTSMITLKGIYGREMYETWYAMSVLLEGGLDLSPVITGRYSYQDFDEAFDEAASGRCGKVILDWTA; encoded by the coding sequence GTGAAGGCACTTGTGAAAGCGAAGGCGGAGCCCGGCCTGTGGCTCACGGACGTGCCCGAGCCCGCCCTCGGCCCGGGCGAGGTCCTGATCAAGGTGCTGCGCACCGGCATCTGCGGCACCGACCTGCACATCCGGGCGTACGACGGATGGGCGCAGCAGGCGATCCGCACCCCGCTGGTGCTGGGCCACGAGTTCGTCGGCGACGTCGTCGAGGTCGCGCCCGGCGTGACCGGCATCGCCGCGGGCGACCGGGTCAGTGGTGAGGGGCACCTGGTCTGCGGCACCTGCCGCAACTGCCTGGCCGGACGCCGGCACCTGTGCCGCAGCACCGTCGGCCTGGGCATCGGCCGGGACGGCGCGTTCGCCGAGTACGTGACGCTGCCGGCCGCCAACGTGTGGGTGCACCGGGTGCCGGTGGACCCGGACGTCGCCGCGATCTTCGACCCGTTCGGCAACGCCGTGCACACCGCGTTGTCGTTCCCGCTGGTCGGCGAGGACGTGCTGATCACCGGGGCCGGCCCGATCGGGATCATGGCGGCGGCGGTCGCCCGGCACGCGGGCGCCCGCAACGTGGTGATCACCGACGTCAGCCCGTTCCGGCTGGAGCTGGCGGAGCGGGTCGGGGTGAGCCTCGCGGTGGACGTGCGCACCTCCACGATCGAGGAGGGCCAGCGCGCGCTGGGGCTGCGCGAGGGCTTCGACGTCGGCCTGGAGATGTCCGGCCGCCCCGAGGCACTGCGCAGCATGGTGGCGAACATGACCCACGGCGGGAAGATCGCCCTGCTCGGCCTGCCGGCCGAGGAGTTCGCCGTCGACTTCGCCCGGATCGTCACGTCGATGATCACGCTCAAGGGGATCTACGGGCGGGAGATGTACGAGACCTGGTACGCCATGTCGGTGCTGCTCGAAGGGGGTCTCGACCTCAGCCCGGTGATCACCGGCCGCTACTCGTACCAGGACTTCGACGAGGCGTTCGACGAGGCTGCGAGCGGGCGCTGCGGCAAGGTCATCCTCGACTGGACCGCCTGA
- a CDS encoding DUF6461 domain-containing protein → MTSVTAQDYAWIRSSPLFGHALECGYSLALVRGVPPEEALRVMGAEPQGRCAGVAELIELQDELCDQLDYSDNSFLAGAFTVPGEDGDWTLVWELARGGTGIQPRFMKALSAGSRAVEHSRNGGKPINGFSWYEDGELRTTFEGPTFRSGSTPDALLPMMREVGCDLWDEDRRSGGTDDKAAVLALTERLTGVRLTEEVLREAHYRLGLVPDEPAEEWTAVVVDITDAHGERFYRKFTRARVDEAASRPRAEADHPRIDPLSAPEDTV, encoded by the coding sequence ATGACTTCGGTGACCGCGCAGGACTACGCCTGGATACGTTCCTCCCCGCTCTTCGGCCACGCGCTGGAGTGCGGCTACAGCCTGGCCCTGGTGCGGGGCGTGCCCCCGGAGGAGGCGCTGCGGGTCATGGGCGCGGAGCCGCAGGGCAGGTGCGCGGGGGTCGCGGAGTTGATCGAGCTCCAGGACGAGCTGTGCGACCAACTGGACTACTCGGACAACTCCTTCCTCGCGGGCGCGTTCACCGTGCCGGGGGAGGACGGCGACTGGACACTCGTCTGGGAACTCGCACGGGGCGGCACGGGCATCCAGCCGCGCTTCATGAAGGCCCTCTCGGCGGGGAGCCGGGCCGTGGAGCACTCCCGTAACGGCGGCAAGCCCATCAACGGCTTCTCCTGGTACGAGGACGGGGAGCTGCGCACCACCTTCGAAGGGCCCACCTTCAGAAGCGGCAGTACCCCCGACGCCCTCCTCCCGATGATGCGCGAGGTCGGCTGCGACCTCTGGGACGAGGACCGCAGGAGCGGCGGCACCGACGACAAGGCGGCGGTCCTCGCCCTGACCGAGCGGCTCACCGGCGTCCGGCTGACGGAGGAAGTGCTCCGGGAGGCGCACTACCGGCTCGGGCTCGTCCCTGACGAGCCCGCCGAGGAGTGGACCGCCGTCGTCGTCGACATCACCGATGCCCACGGCGAGCGCTTCTACCGGAAGTTCACCCGCGCCCGGGTCGATGAAGCCGCGTCCCGCCCCCGCGCGGAGGCCGACCACCCGAGGATCGACCCCCTCTCCGCCCCGGAGGACACGGTCTGA
- a CDS encoding ROK family protein — protein MANSDGKRTIGSRALCIAAIRDLGRATIAEIAARARLSRPTVEAALADLTSDGLVEAEADQVQHGETGGRPARQSRFRAETGVVVGVDLSASEMHVLLTDLAGRTLAMGSSGQPTCSDARPDPSRVVSVVDDALGRAGFTRADLRAVGIGTAGLVTPSGEALTSPVRSWNGTNLQDRFTALLGVPVIVDNDLSLAAAAESRFGALEGAGTGVYALTWHHVSARITVDGTVLRGRHNSAGEVGLLRSFSDIEFPIGPLNEAVSQIARPLERLLADPTDAEGRRTQQALVSAMTPAIGALVLAVDPDVVVLGGELARFGDLIASDLATAVGEFTDGAGELDVVITPTSLGRHGVCVGAVHRAFENFSGAIYGTEEVAPPRVDPDLSSGAGLPVSHPRIALLDGGGALGEAVRASPLASGVRGYAEVSEVMALGIAPEHVFVDLPGPERVEAAKAVLERGIAVTLAAPPADSPAALDELLEVARRTGAPVRVDHAPRRSPAVRTLQRCIADGLVGDVSAIWCRHLTETDVQVTDDQLALDIDVIHWLSSGTTEHCSAVASLPHPSQATGHEPRLSMIAFVLDNGVSAGYMRGWGAGPDRRFYTVVGTTGRLESDGDQVWLTATAAEAGQRTADPTGARADPSAPLPPPPPEDPLDVRAVTPDPARSVREAREAMATVHAIRLSLLREGERCRVEPPHADLVTYFTSTNQEEPQC, from the coding sequence GTGGCGAATTCGGACGGCAAGCGCACGATCGGCTCGCGTGCGCTCTGTATTGCCGCGATCCGGGATCTGGGCCGGGCGACCATCGCCGAGATCGCCGCCCGCGCGCGCCTCTCCAGGCCGACGGTGGAGGCCGCTCTGGCGGACCTCACCTCCGACGGCCTCGTCGAGGCCGAGGCGGACCAGGTCCAGCACGGTGAGACGGGTGGCCGTCCCGCCAGGCAATCGAGGTTCCGCGCCGAGACGGGCGTCGTGGTCGGCGTCGATCTGAGCGCCTCCGAGATGCACGTCCTGCTCACCGACCTGGCGGGCCGCACCCTCGCGATGGGTTCGTCGGGCCAGCCCACTTGCAGCGACGCGCGGCCCGATCCGAGCCGGGTGGTCTCCGTCGTCGACGACGCCCTCGGTCGGGCCGGCTTCACCCGGGCCGATCTGCGGGCTGTCGGTATCGGCACCGCGGGGCTGGTGACGCCGAGCGGCGAGGCTCTGACGTCGCCGGTCAGGTCCTGGAACGGCACCAACCTCCAGGACCGGTTCACGGCGCTGCTGGGCGTCCCCGTGATCGTCGACAACGACCTGTCGCTCGCCGCTGCGGCCGAGTCGCGGTTCGGTGCCCTGGAGGGCGCCGGTACCGGCGTCTACGCGCTCACCTGGCACCATGTCTCGGCTCGGATAACGGTCGACGGCACGGTGCTTCGCGGGCGCCACAACAGCGCCGGCGAGGTCGGCCTGCTCCGGTCGTTCAGCGACATCGAGTTTCCCATCGGGCCGCTGAACGAGGCCGTGTCCCAGATCGCGCGGCCGCTCGAGCGGTTGCTCGCGGACCCCACGGACGCGGAAGGCCGCAGGACGCAGCAGGCGCTGGTGTCCGCCATGACCCCGGCCATCGGTGCGCTCGTGCTCGCCGTCGACCCCGACGTGGTCGTGCTGGGGGGCGAACTCGCTCGTTTCGGGGACCTGATCGCCTCGGACCTGGCCACCGCGGTGGGCGAGTTCACCGACGGCGCGGGCGAGCTCGACGTCGTGATCACCCCGACCTCTCTCGGCCGGCACGGGGTGTGCGTCGGCGCCGTTCACCGGGCCTTCGAGAACTTCTCCGGTGCGATCTACGGCACCGAGGAAGTGGCGCCGCCGCGGGTGGACCCCGACCTCAGCTCCGGCGCCGGGCTCCCCGTGAGCCATCCGCGGATCGCCTTGCTGGACGGCGGCGGGGCGCTGGGCGAAGCGGTCAGGGCGTCACCGCTGGCGAGTGGAGTCCGCGGTTACGCCGAGGTGTCCGAGGTGATGGCACTCGGCATCGCACCGGAGCACGTGTTCGTCGATCTGCCCGGCCCGGAGCGGGTCGAGGCGGCGAAGGCCGTGTTGGAGCGCGGGATCGCCGTCACGCTCGCGGCGCCGCCGGCCGACTCGCCGGCCGCGCTGGACGAACTGCTGGAGGTGGCCAGGCGGACCGGCGCACCGGTGCGCGTCGACCACGCGCCGCGCAGATCTCCGGCTGTCCGTACGCTCCAGCGCTGCATCGCCGACGGCCTCGTCGGGGACGTCAGCGCCATCTGGTGCCGGCATCTCACCGAGACCGATGTCCAGGTGACGGACGATCAGCTCGCTCTCGACATCGACGTCATCCACTGGCTGTCGAGTGGCACGACCGAGCACTGCAGCGCCGTCGCGTCCCTCCCGCACCCTTCCCAGGCCACCGGTCACGAACCGCGGCTCTCGATGATCGCGTTCGTGCTGGACAACGGTGTGTCGGCCGGCTACATGCGCGGGTGGGGCGCGGGTCCCGATCGGCGCTTCTACACCGTCGTCGGGACGACCGGCCGCCTGGAGAGCGACGGCGACCAGGTCTGGCTCACCGCAACGGCAGCGGAGGCCGGACAGCGGACAGCGGACCCGACCGGGGCCCGCGCCGACCCGTCCGCCCCGCTGCCCCCGCCGCCGCCCGAAGACCCGCTGGACGTACGGGCGGTGACGCCCGACCCCGCCCGCTCGGTCCGGGAGGCGCGCGAGGCGATGGCAACGGTGCACGCGATCCGGCTCTCGCTTCTGCGTGAGGGCGAGCGCTGCCGCGTCGAGCCGCCCCACGCGGATCTCGTCACTTACTTCACCAGCACGAACCAGGAGGAACCTCAGTGCTGA
- a CDS encoding ABC transporter permease, whose product MIPTVIGSTLLIYLLVFLVPGDPVLALAGGNKRLSPSSIAAIRKQYNLDDPFFVQYGKYLDHVLHGNFGYDFNDNSVTTLIKTAFPYTLALALSAFVLKIVIGVLLGVWAGLRKDGMPEKFNLFFTVVFLAVPGFLVAYFSQYLIGIKGHLLPIAGVQAGYPKAFIMPALVLALETAAPLARLTRTSLVDVLKADYITTARAKGASPGRVIWLHALRNAFLPVVTYLGLSLASLLGGSVLIESIFNLPGLGGTLATAISQQQGPVVVGVSVFLLLFYLVTALVVDLLYPIIDPRVRHV is encoded by the coding sequence ATGATCCCGACCGTCATCGGTTCGACGCTCCTGATCTATCTGCTGGTCTTCCTGGTACCCGGTGACCCGGTGCTGGCGCTGGCCGGCGGCAACAAGCGGCTCTCGCCGTCGAGCATCGCCGCGATCCGCAAGCAGTACAACCTGGACGACCCCTTCTTCGTGCAGTACGGGAAGTACCTCGACCACGTGCTGCACGGCAATTTCGGATACGACTTCAACGACAACTCGGTCACCACGCTGATCAAGACCGCCTTCCCCTACACCTTGGCGCTCGCGCTGTCGGCCTTCGTGTTGAAGATCGTCATCGGTGTGCTGCTGGGGGTCTGGGCCGGGCTGCGCAAGGACGGCATGCCCGAGAAGTTCAACCTGTTCTTCACGGTCGTCTTCCTCGCCGTGCCGGGTTTCCTCGTCGCCTACTTCTCCCAGTACCTGATCGGTATCAAGGGGCACCTGCTGCCGATAGCCGGCGTCCAGGCCGGCTACCCGAAGGCGTTCATCATGCCGGCCCTGGTACTGGCGCTGGAGACCGCGGCACCGCTGGCGAGACTGACCCGGACCAGCCTGGTCGACGTCCTGAAGGCGGACTACATCACGACGGCGCGGGCCAAGGGCGCCTCACCCGGCCGGGTGATCTGGCTACACGCCCTACGGAACGCGTTCCTGCCGGTGGTGACCTACCTCGGGCTGAGCCTGGCCAGCCTGCTGGGCGGTTCGGTGCTGATCGAGTCCATCTTCAACCTGCCCGGTCTCGGCGGCACCCTCGCCACCGCGATCTCCCAGCAGCAGGGGCCGGTCGTCGTCGGCGTCTCGGTGTTCCTGCTGCTCTTCTACCTGGTCACCGCCCTGGTGGTCGACCTGCTCTATCCGATCATCGACCCGAGGGTCCGCCATGTCTGA
- a CDS encoding LysR family transcriptional regulator, which produces MIDTRRLRTLRAVADHRTVTAAAAVLYLTPSAVSQQLAALEAEVGHQLLVRDGRGVRLTAAGEILVAHSSTVLAQLERAEAELAAYAGGAAGTVTVVSFATGITTVLARAMAALTLSSPGIRVRVRDAEGDESLAMVLDGHADVAVAVEYRGAPRDDDQRLSRVALYAEPFDAVLPRGHRLDDCERVRVEDLADEYWISPYPGNPCHDVVTLACELAGFQPRVAHSSDDFRAVAALVGVGAGVALVPRSALRGVHLPDVVIRPVAGSPATRRVFAAVRRGAEHHPLIRPVLSELQQAAATASPDAD; this is translated from the coding sequence GTGATCGATACGCGCCGGCTGCGAACCCTGCGGGCCGTGGCGGACCACCGTACGGTGACCGCCGCGGCCGCCGTGCTGTACCTGACCCCCTCCGCGGTCTCGCAGCAACTCGCGGCACTGGAGGCCGAGGTAGGCCACCAGCTGCTGGTGCGCGACGGCCGCGGGGTCCGGCTGACCGCCGCCGGGGAGATCCTGGTCGCGCACAGCAGCACGGTGCTGGCCCAGCTGGAGCGGGCCGAGGCCGAGCTGGCCGCCTACGCGGGCGGGGCGGCCGGCACCGTGACCGTGGTGTCCTTCGCCACAGGCATCACCACCGTGCTGGCCCGGGCGATGGCCGCGCTGACGCTGTCGTCCCCGGGTATCCGGGTCCGCGTGCGCGACGCCGAGGGCGACGAGAGCCTGGCCATGGTGCTGGACGGGCACGCGGATGTCGCGGTCGCGGTCGAGTACCGCGGTGCGCCGCGCGACGACGACCAGCGGCTGTCCCGGGTGGCCCTGTACGCCGAGCCCTTCGACGCGGTCCTGCCGCGCGGCCACCGGCTGGACGACTGCGAGCGGGTCCGGGTCGAGGATCTCGCGGACGAGTACTGGATCAGCCCCTACCCGGGCAACCCCTGCCACGACGTGGTCACCCTCGCCTGCGAGCTGGCGGGCTTCCAGCCCCGCGTGGCGCACTCGTCCGACGACTTCCGCGCGGTCGCCGCGCTGGTCGGGGTCGGCGCGGGTGTCGCGCTGGTGCCGCGCTCCGCGCTGCGCGGGGTGCACCTGCCCGACGTCGTGATCCGCCCCGTCGCCGGCAGCCCCGCCACCCGCCGTGTCTTCGCCGCGGTCCGGCGCGGCGCCGAGCACCACCCCCTGATCCGCCCGGTCCTGTCTGAACTCCAGCAGGCAGCCGCCACGGCGAGCCCCGACGCGGACTGA
- a CDS encoding ABC transporter ATP-binding protein — translation MNTRLLALEDVRQAYKPKSAKFGARQTGTVRAVDGVTLDVAPGETVGLVGESGCGKSSLARLIVGLEQPASGRVLWKGRDLAEMSRAEKSAFHRGVQLIFQDPFASLNPRRTIRDSVAEGILAHGLLPKQQIPQRVDELLADVGLDPAHADKYPHECSGGQLQRVGIARALALSPDLLVCDEPVSALDISVRAQVLNLLNRLKEKHGLTIIFIAHDLDVVQHMSDRIVTMYLGKIVEEGPCDAVYGTSAHPYTRALLSAVPKRLPPGHRIDRVVLEGDPPSPIDPPPGCPFHTRCYTAVAECAETLPALTEVGTGHRAACLRAEDVRASRVGLPYRAS, via the coding sequence ATGAATACCAGGCTGCTGGCGCTTGAGGACGTCAGGCAGGCGTACAAACCCAAGAGCGCGAAGTTCGGTGCCCGGCAGACGGGCACGGTCCGCGCGGTCGACGGCGTGACACTGGACGTGGCACCCGGTGAGACCGTCGGCCTGGTCGGCGAGTCCGGCTGCGGGAAGTCGTCGCTCGCCAGGCTGATCGTCGGGCTGGAGCAGCCGGCGTCAGGGCGCGTGCTCTGGAAGGGACGCGACCTCGCGGAGATGAGCCGCGCGGAGAAGAGCGCCTTCCACCGGGGCGTCCAGCTGATCTTCCAGGACCCGTTCGCCTCGCTCAACCCCCGCCGTACGATCCGCGACTCGGTCGCCGAGGGCATCCTCGCCCACGGGCTGTTGCCCAAGCAGCAGATCCCGCAGCGGGTCGACGAGCTGCTGGCCGATGTGGGCCTGGACCCGGCACACGCGGACAAGTACCCGCACGAGTGCTCCGGCGGCCAGCTCCAGCGGGTCGGCATCGCCCGGGCCCTGGCGCTCAGCCCCGACCTCCTGGTCTGCGACGAGCCCGTGTCCGCCCTGGACATCTCCGTCCGGGCGCAGGTGCTGAACCTGCTGAACCGGCTCAAGGAGAAGCACGGTCTGACGATCATCTTCATCGCGCACGACCTCGACGTGGTCCAGCACATGTCCGACCGGATCGTCACGATGTACCTCGGGAAGATCGTCGAGGAAGGACCGTGCGACGCGGTCTACGGCACCTCGGCCCACCCGTACACCCGGGCGCTGCTGTCGGCGGTGCCGAAGAGGCTGCCGCCCGGGCACCGGATCGACCGCGTCGTGCTGGAGGGCGATCCGCCGTCGCCGATCGACCCGCCGCCGGGCTGCCCGTTCCACACCCGCTGCTACACCGCGGTCGCCGAGTGCGCCGAGACCCTCCCCGCGCTGACCGAGGTCGGCACCGGCCACCGCGCAGCCTGCCTGCGCGCCGAGGACGTGCGTGCCTCCCGTGTCGGGCTGCCCTACCGGGCTTCCTGA
- a CDS encoding ABC transporter permease, whose amino-acid sequence MSDAIEALVATGAEPEPSAPPQRGGKRPGLVTQGLLRTRRQPFFILSVLIIALVAAMAAVPGLFTHTDPRDCSLVDSRLGPRSGHPFGYDMQGCDYFSNVVHGARISLEVGLLVAIFTFFIAMIAGSLAGYFGGAVDTVISRTADIVLGVPVGIASLVILYQFKSRTVWTIVFVLVLFSWAGTMRYLRGSVLQIKQLEYVQAARVLGVRHWGILRRHVIPNAITPLVVMSTLSVGAAMTAEAGFSILGVGIKLPAFSWGVQIAAASTDGNWQVAPHLMFFPAGMLGLTTLAFVVLGENLRDVLDPRGR is encoded by the coding sequence ATGTCTGATGCCATCGAGGCTCTGGTCGCGACCGGAGCCGAACCCGAGCCGTCCGCTCCACCGCAGCGCGGCGGGAAGCGCCCCGGGCTGGTGACGCAGGGGCTGCTCCGCACCCGCCGGCAGCCGTTCTTCATCCTGTCCGTGCTCATCATCGCGCTGGTCGCGGCGATGGCCGCCGTACCAGGGCTGTTCACCCACACCGACCCGCGGGACTGCTCCCTCGTCGACTCCCGGCTGGGCCCCCGATCCGGGCATCCGTTCGGCTATGACATGCAGGGCTGCGACTACTTCTCCAACGTCGTCCACGGAGCGCGGATCTCCCTGGAGGTCGGCCTGCTGGTGGCGATCTTCACGTTCTTCATCGCGATGATCGCCGGTTCGCTGGCGGGGTACTTCGGCGGCGCCGTGGACACCGTCATCTCCCGCACCGCCGACATCGTCCTGGGGGTGCCGGTCGGGATCGCCAGCCTGGTGATCCTCTACCAGTTCAAGTCGCGGACCGTGTGGACCATCGTCTTCGTGCTGGTGCTCTTCAGCTGGGCCGGAACGATGCGGTACCTGCGCGGTTCGGTGCTCCAGATCAAGCAGTTGGAGTACGTCCAGGCCGCCCGCGTGCTGGGCGTCCGGCACTGGGGAATCCTGCGCCGGCACGTCATCCCCAACGCGATCACTCCCCTGGTCGTGATGTCGACCCTCAGCGTCGGCGCCGCCATGACGGCCGAGGCGGGCTTCTCCATCCTCGGTGTCGGCATCAAGCTGCCGGCGTTCTCCTGGGGTGTCCAGATCGCGGCGGCCAGTACGGACGGCAACTGGCAGGTCGCCCCGCACCTGATGTTCTTCCCGGCCGGAATGCTCGGCCTGACCACGCTCGCCTTCGTCGTGTTGGGCGAGAACCTGCGTGACGTGCTCGATCCCAGGGGGCGTTGA